One Thauera sp. K11 DNA window includes the following coding sequences:
- a CDS encoding TonB-dependent receptor has protein sequence MKSRIGRLPFFIALAFSSPAWAQETTLGAVVVTDAPELAVPAGTGVGARVRQSLAPATSDTATLLRHVPGISLQGAGGISSLPVVRGLADDRVRIKVDGMDLIASCPNHMNPALSYIDPTNVGSLAVYAGITPVSVGGDSIAGTIVVESPEPVFAGAGEGMMTGGEIGAFYRSNGNAVGGNFAARLATASFSLGYAGSTARRGNYIAGGDFRTTTASGRIGNAIARDEVGSTAYESRNHELSMAFRGGDHLLEARVAVQDVPYEHWPNQRMDMLDNDQTRLNLRYLGSFGRGTLEARAYHEKVEHSMDFGGDKRFWYGAASGGMAVLDGVPCSPVGPNCAAGMPMRTRSENSGLVLKGDVGLSARDRLRVGGELQRYRLDDWWPASGGGMGPDTFWNVRDGERDRTAAFAEWEAVHSPQWTTLAGVRYEHVRTDAGPVQAYDGSVQPAVSRVAAVNGARRARSDDNLDVTLLARHTLDERRSIEFGLARKVRSPSLYERYAWYSRGMEMLMVNWFGDGNGYIGDAKLAPEKAHTVSATFDWHAPDRRWEFRLTPYYTRVADYIDALRCPTRLGGSCTAANLAARQGFVYLQFANQSARLYGVDVSGHAPLAQTGWGDFGLGAVLNYTNGKNLETGDRLYNIMPLNTTVTLTHGLGGWDSAVEWVAVRGKKAVSEVRNELETPGYGLVNLRTGYTWRNVRLDLGVENLFDRLYYLPLGGAYVGQGTTMSAMPMGSVPRWGTAVPGMGRSFHAGVKIAF, from the coding sequence ATGAAATCCAGAATCGGAAGACTCCCGTTTTTCATCGCACTTGCCTTTTCATCGCCCGCCTGGGCGCAGGAAACCACGCTCGGCGCGGTCGTCGTGACCGACGCGCCGGAACTCGCGGTTCCCGCAGGTACCGGGGTCGGGGCCCGGGTCCGCCAGTCCCTTGCGCCCGCCACCAGCGACACCGCCACCTTGCTGCGCCATGTCCCCGGCATCAGCCTCCAGGGGGCCGGCGGCATCTCCAGCCTGCCGGTGGTGCGCGGGCTGGCCGACGACCGGGTGCGGATCAAGGTGGACGGCATGGACCTCATCGCGTCCTGCCCCAACCACATGAATCCGGCCCTGTCCTACATCGATCCGACCAACGTCGGCAGTCTCGCGGTCTATGCCGGCATCACGCCGGTCAGCGTGGGCGGCGACAGCATCGCCGGCACCATCGTCGTCGAGTCGCCGGAGCCGGTGTTCGCCGGGGCGGGCGAGGGGATGATGACCGGCGGCGAGATCGGTGCCTTCTACCGCAGCAACGGCAACGCGGTCGGCGGCAATTTCGCCGCCCGGCTGGCGACCGCGTCGTTCAGCCTCGGCTACGCCGGATCGACCGCCCGGCGCGGAAACTACATCGCCGGCGGCGACTTCCGGACGACGACGGCGAGCGGCCGGATCGGGAACGCGATCGCGCGGGACGAAGTCGGCTCCACTGCCTACGAAAGCCGCAACCACGAACTGAGCATGGCGTTCCGGGGCGGCGATCATCTGCTCGAGGCCAGGGTGGCGGTGCAGGACGTGCCCTACGAACACTGGCCCAACCAGCGCATGGACATGCTGGACAACGACCAGACCCGGCTGAACCTGCGCTATCTCGGCTCCTTCGGCCGGGGGACGCTGGAGGCCCGGGCCTACCACGAGAAGGTCGAGCACTCCATGGATTTCGGCGGCGACAAGCGCTTCTGGTACGGCGCCGCGTCGGGCGGCATGGCCGTGCTCGACGGCGTGCCTTGTTCGCCCGTCGGGCCGAACTGCGCCGCCGGCATGCCGATGCGTACCCGCAGCGAGAACAGCGGCCTGGTGCTGAAGGGGGACGTGGGACTTTCCGCGCGGGATCGTCTGCGCGTCGGCGGCGAACTCCAGCGCTACCGGCTCGACGACTGGTGGCCGGCGTCGGGCGGTGGCATGGGGCCCGACACGTTCTGGAACGTGCGCGACGGCGAGCGCGACCGGACCGCCGCCTTCGCGGAATGGGAGGCGGTGCATTCGCCGCAATGGACGACGCTGGCCGGCGTGCGCTACGAGCACGTCCGCACCGACGCCGGCCCGGTGCAAGCGTACGACGGCAGCGTGCAGCCGGCCGTCAGCCGGGTGGCGGCGGTCAACGGCGCGCGACGCGCACGCAGCGACGACAACCTGGACGTGACGCTGCTCGCGCGCCATACGCTCGACGAGCGCCGCAGCATCGAGTTCGGTCTCGCGCGCAAGGTCCGCTCTCCCAGCCTGTACGAACGCTACGCCTGGTACAGCCGCGGCATGGAGATGCTGATGGTGAACTGGTTCGGCGACGGCAATGGCTACATCGGCGACGCGAAACTCGCCCCGGAAAAGGCGCATACCGTGTCCGCCACCTTCGACTGGCACGCCCCCGACCGCCGCTGGGAATTCAGGCTGACGCCGTACTACACCCGCGTCGCCGACTACATCGATGCACTGCGCTGCCCGACGCGCCTGGGAGGGTCCTGCACCGCGGCCAACCTGGCGGCGCGGCAGGGCTTCGTGTATCTGCAGTTCGCCAACCAGTCCGCCCGCCTGTATGGCGTGGATGTCTCGGGCCATGCGCCTCTCGCGCAGACCGGATGGGGGGACTTCGGGCTGGGGGCGGTCCTGAACTACACCAACGGCAAGAACCTGGAAACCGGCGACCGGCTCTACAACATCATGCCGCTCAACACCACCGTCACCCTGACCCATGGGCTCGGTGGCTGGGACAGTGCGGTGGAGTGGGTGGCGGTGCGGGGCAAGAAGGCGGTTTCCGAAGTCCGCAACGAGCTGGAGACGCCGGGCTACGGGCTGGTGAATTTGCGTACGGGCTACACCTGGCGAAACGTGCGGCTCGATCTCGGCGTGGAAAACCTCTTCGACAGGCTGTATTACCTGCCGCTCGGCGGCGCCTACGTCGGCCAGGGGACGACGATGAGCGCCATGCCGATGGGGTCCGTGCCGCGCTGGGGAACGGCCGTGCCCGGCATGGGGCGGTCGTTCCATGCCGGAGTGAAGATCGCCTTCTGA
- a CDS encoding methanol/ethanol family PQQ-dependent dehydrogenase — protein MSIRANRRVAPKALTLALAAALSLPAAAGADVSWDDIANDHKTPGDVLSYGLGLKAQRHSPLKQINTKTVAGLVPAWSFSFGGEKQRGQEGQVLVHDGMIYATGSYSRFFAIDARTGKRQWEYDHRLPDDIRPCCDVVNRGAAIYGDKVFFGTLDAAIVALDRKTGKVVWRNKFADHKVGYTMTGAPFIVKDQKSGRVLLVHGSSGDEFGVVGWLYARDPDTGEEVWARPLVEGHMGRLHGKDSTPTGNPKAPSWPDDPNSPTGKVEAWSHGGGAPWQTASFDAENNMIVIGAGNPAPWNTWKRTAPGDDPRNWDSLFTSGQAYVDAATGELKGFYQHTPNDAWDFSGNNSVVLFEYKDPKTGKMVNASAHADRNGFFFVTDRDKLAKGSGYPNRPTSLIGAWPFVDGITWASGFDLATGKPIEKNNRPQLPKDGADKGESIFVSPPFLGGTNWHPMSYSPDTGLFYIPANHWAMDYWTENVTYKAGSAYLGQGFRIKKLFDDHVGILRAIDPVSGKIAWEHKETFPLWAGTLTTAGGLVFTGTSDGYLKAFDAKNGKELWKFQTGSGVVSVPVTWEMDGEQYVAIQSGYGGAVPLWGGDMADLTKQVTQGGSLWVFKLPRQLAAN, from the coding sequence ATGAGCATCCGAGCAAACCGGCGCGTCGCGCCGAAAGCACTGACCCTCGCGCTGGCGGCGGCGCTGTCGTTGCCGGCGGCGGCGGGCGCCGACGTCAGTTGGGATGACATCGCCAACGACCACAAGACGCCGGGCGACGTGCTCTCCTACGGCCTCGGCCTGAAGGCGCAGCGCCACAGCCCGCTCAAGCAGATCAACACGAAGACCGTCGCCGGGCTGGTGCCGGCGTGGAGCTTTTCCTTCGGCGGCGAAAAGCAGCGCGGCCAGGAAGGGCAGGTGCTGGTGCACGACGGCATGATCTACGCCACCGGCTCCTATTCGCGCTTCTTTGCCATCGACGCGCGCACCGGCAAGCGCCAGTGGGAATACGACCATCGCCTGCCCGACGACATCCGGCCGTGTTGCGACGTGGTCAACCGCGGCGCGGCGATCTATGGCGACAAGGTCTTCTTCGGCACGCTGGACGCGGCCATCGTCGCGCTCGACAGGAAGACCGGCAAGGTCGTGTGGCGCAACAAGTTCGCCGACCACAAGGTCGGCTACACGATGACCGGCGCCCCCTTCATCGTGAAGGACCAGAAGAGCGGCCGCGTGCTGCTCGTGCATGGCTCGTCCGGCGACGAGTTCGGCGTGGTCGGCTGGCTGTACGCGCGCGACCCCGACACCGGCGAGGAAGTGTGGGCGCGGCCGCTGGTCGAGGGCCACATGGGGCGGCTCCACGGCAAGGACAGCACGCCCACCGGCAACCCGAAGGCACCGAGCTGGCCGGACGACCCCAACTCGCCCACCGGCAAGGTCGAAGCCTGGAGCCACGGCGGCGGCGCGCCGTGGCAGACGGCAAGCTTCGACGCGGAAAACAACATGATCGTCATCGGCGCCGGCAACCCCGCGCCGTGGAACACCTGGAAGCGCACCGCACCCGGCGACGACCCGCGCAACTGGGACAGCCTGTTCACCTCCGGCCAGGCTTACGTCGATGCCGCCACCGGCGAACTCAAGGGCTTCTACCAGCACACCCCGAACGACGCCTGGGACTTTTCCGGCAACAACTCGGTGGTGCTGTTCGAATACAAGGACCCGAAGACCGGCAAGATGGTCAACGCCTCGGCCCACGCCGACCGCAACGGCTTCTTCTTCGTCACCGACCGCGACAAGCTCGCCAAGGGCTCGGGCTACCCTAACAGGCCGACCTCGCTGATCGGCGCCTGGCCGTTCGTGGACGGCATAACCTGGGCATCCGGTTTCGATCTGGCGACCGGCAAGCCGATCGAGAAGAACAACCGCCCGCAACTTCCCAAGGATGGAGCCGACAAGGGCGAATCGATCTTCGTCTCGCCGCCCTTCCTCGGCGGCACCAACTGGCACCCGATGTCCTACAGCCCCGACACGGGCCTGTTCTACATCCCCGCCAACCACTGGGCGATGGACTACTGGACCGAGAACGTCACCTACAAGGCGGGCTCCGCCTATCTCGGCCAGGGCTTCCGCATCAAGAAGCTGTTCGACGACCACGTCGGCATCCTGCGCGCCATCGACCCGGTCAGCGGCAAGATCGCATGGGAACACAAGGAGACCTTCCCGCTGTGGGCCGGCACGCTGACCACTGCCGGCGGGCTGGTCTTCACCGGCACGTCCGACGGCTACCTGAAGGCTTTCGACGCCAAGAACGGCAAGGAACTGTGGAAGTTCCAGACCGGCTCGGGCGTCGTGTCGGTGCCGGTGACGTGGGAGATGGACGGCGAGCAGTACGTGGCCATCCAGTCCGGCTACGGCGGCGCCGTGCCGCTGTGGGGCGGAGACATGGCCGACCTGACCAAGCAGGTCACCCAGGGCGGCTCGCTGTGGGTGTTCAAACTGCCCAGGCAACTCGCCGCCAACTGA
- a CDS encoding response regulator — MLRILLLDDHAVVRTGYRRLIDAEGDMRVVAEATTADEAYARMQEADVDVAVVDLSLRGSSGVEAIRRMLARQPLLRVLVMSMHDSAGFVTQAMRAGALGYLTKSSGPVDMLDAIRSVAAGRRVLSSDVAHVLADAVLDGEQLLARLTPREFEVLRMAAQGEPASWIANQMHLSHKTVLNHLSMIRQKLEAENDFKLLRLAVRHGLVDFSAELAC, encoded by the coding sequence ATGTTGCGGATACTGCTGCTCGACGACCACGCCGTGGTGCGCACCGGCTATCGCCGGCTGATCGATGCCGAGGGCGACATGCGGGTGGTGGCCGAGGCCACCACCGCGGACGAAGCCTACGCCCGCATGCAGGAAGCCGATGTGGACGTCGCCGTGGTCGACCTGAGCCTGCGCGGCTCCAGCGGCGTGGAGGCTATCCGGCGCATGCTGGCGCGCCAGCCGTTGCTGCGCGTGCTGGTGATGTCGATGCACGACAGCGCGGGCTTCGTCACCCAGGCCATGCGGGCAGGCGCCCTGGGCTATCTGACCAAGAGCAGCGGGCCGGTCGACATGCTCGACGCGATCCGCAGCGTCGCCGCCGGTCGCCGCGTGCTGTCGTCGGACGTCGCCCACGTGCTGGCCGACGCGGTGCTCGACGGCGAACAGTTGCTCGCCCGGCTGACGCCGCGCGAATTCGAGGTGCTGCGCATGGCCGCGCAGGGCGAGCCGGCATCGTGGATCGCGAACCAGATGCATCTCAGCCACAAGACCGTGCTCAACCACCTGTCGATGATCCGGCAGAAGCTGGAGGCGGAGAACGACTTCAAGCTGCTGCGGCTGGCGGTGCGCCACGGCCTGGTGGATTTCTCCGCCGAACTGGCGTGCTGA
- a CDS encoding copper chaperone PCu(A)C, with protein MKKTAIAALFSLAALPAFADVTVADAWVRATVPQQKATGAFMRLTSDTNARLLSGTSPVAGAVEIHEMVMEGQVMKMSPVPSLELPAGKTVELKPGGYHVMLMDLKGQVKEGDKVPLSLVVEGRDGKRQTLEISAPVRPLNAAAGGMEMQHGKH; from the coding sequence ATGAAGAAGACCGCCATCGCCGCACTGTTCTCCCTCGCCGCCCTTCCCGCGTTCGCCGACGTGACCGTCGCCGACGCCTGGGTCCGGGCCACCGTCCCCCAGCAGAAGGCCACCGGCGCCTTCATGCGCCTGACCTCCGACACCAATGCCCGCCTGCTGTCCGGCACCTCGCCGGTGGCCGGGGCGGTGGAGATCCACGAGATGGTGATGGAGGGCCAGGTCATGAAGATGAGCCCCGTCCCGTCGCTCGAACTGCCGGCCGGCAAGACGGTGGAGCTCAAGCCCGGCGGCTACCACGTGATGCTCATGGATCTGAAGGGGCAGGTGAAGGAGGGCGACAAGGTGCCGCTCAGCCTGGTCGTCGAAGGCCGGGACGGCAAGCGGCAGACGCTGGAAATCTCCGCCCCGGTGCGCCCGCTCAATGCGGCGGCCGGCGGCATGGAGATGCAGCACGGCAAGCACTGA
- a CDS encoding pentapeptide repeat-containing protein, with amino-acid sequence MPLRPSPRQTAATLLLAALLSAGARAGDDSAADGTASAPADDGVTVMNGCPIWPYTRCPGADLRHADLVGKNLAGADLSGADLTRADLRGANLAGANLEGANLTAARLNKATAASANFRNARLTGADLEAARLMRSDFSGADFTGASLEFARLNFAWFVGARLVSTNLQEAKFVTVNLRDAVMEGCVTRFTIFPDSAFDGCQGCPTGW; translated from the coding sequence ATGCCTCTCCGCCCAAGCCCGCGGCAAACCGCGGCTACCCTGCTGCTGGCCGCGCTGCTGTCCGCCGGCGCCCGCGCCGGCGACGACTCCGCCGCCGACGGCACCGCCTCCGCACCGGCGGACGACGGCGTGACGGTGATGAACGGCTGTCCGATCTGGCCCTACACCCGCTGCCCCGGCGCCGACCTGCGCCACGCCGACCTCGTCGGCAAGAACCTCGCCGGGGCGGATCTGTCCGGCGCCGACCTCACCCGCGCCGACCTGCGGGGCGCCAACCTCGCCGGCGCCAACCTGGAAGGCGCCAACCTCACCGCCGCGCGCCTGAACAAGGCCACTGCGGCCAGCGCCAACTTCCGCAACGCCCGCTTGACCGGCGCCGATCTCGAAGCCGCCCGGCTGATGCGATCGGACTTTTCCGGCGCCGACTTCACCGGCGCCAGCCTGGAATTCGCCCGCCTGAACTTCGCCTGGTTCGTCGGCGCCCGGCTGGTGTCGACCAATCTGCAGGAGGCCAAGTTCGTCACCGTCAACCTGCGCGACGCCGTCATGGAAGGCTGCGTGACGCGCTTCACGATCTTCCCGGACTCCGCCTTCGACGGCTGCCAGGGCTGCCCGACGGGCTGGTAA
- a CDS encoding methanol/ethanol family PQQ-dependent dehydrogenase has product MNQDTHARRRSRRLTVLAVALALGTMQAQAKNVTDDDIVNDASITTQVVTNGLGTKGQRFSPLTRVNVQTVKDLVPVWSFSFGGEKQRGQQSQPLVHDGKMFVTASYSRLFALDARTGRKLWKYEHRLPDGIMPCCDVINRGAALYDDLVIFGTLDAQLVALNKDTGKVVWREKIEDYKAGYSFTAAPQIVKGMVITGNSGSEFGVVGRVDARDAKTGKLIWSRPTVEGHMGHKYDAEGKPAENGITGTTNATWPGDLWKTGGAAPWQTANYDPDTNLIYIGTGNPAPWNSWLRPGDNLYSSSTIAINPDTGKIVWHYQSTPHDGWDFDGVNEFVSFEYKDPKTGKTVKAGGKADRNGFFFVNDRANGKLLNAFPFVNRIDWAKGIDLKSGRPIYDDDKRPGNPFAENAGEDKKGKTVFNAPSFLGGKNQMPMAYSPKSGLFYVPANEWGMDIWNEPISYKRGAAYLGAGFTIKPLNDDYIGALRAVDPVNGKIVWEVKNNAPLWGGVLTTAGDLVFYGTPEGYLKAIDANSGKELWQFQTGSGVIAPPITWEENGEQYVAVVSGWGGAVPLWGGDVAKRVNMLEQGGSVWVFKLHRS; this is encoded by the coding sequence ATGAACCAGGACACCCACGCCCGGCGCCGGTCGCGCAGGCTCACCGTCCTTGCCGTAGCGCTCGCGCTCGGCACCATGCAGGCGCAGGCGAAGAACGTCACCGACGACGACATCGTCAACGACGCCAGCATCACCACCCAGGTGGTCACCAACGGCCTGGGCACCAAGGGCCAGCGCTTCAGCCCGCTCACCCGGGTCAACGTGCAGACGGTGAAGGATCTGGTGCCGGTGTGGTCGTTCTCCTTCGGCGGCGAGAAGCAGCGCGGCCAGCAGTCGCAGCCGCTGGTGCATGACGGCAAGATGTTCGTCACCGCCTCCTACAGCCGCTTGTTCGCACTCGACGCCAGGACCGGCCGGAAGCTGTGGAAGTACGAGCATCGCCTGCCCGACGGCATCATGCCCTGCTGCGACGTGATCAACCGCGGCGCCGCGTTGTACGACGACCTGGTGATCTTCGGCACGCTGGATGCGCAACTGGTGGCGCTCAACAAGGACACCGGCAAGGTCGTGTGGCGCGAGAAGATCGAGGACTACAAGGCCGGCTATTCCTTCACCGCCGCGCCGCAGATCGTCAAGGGCATGGTCATCACCGGGAATTCGGGCAGTGAGTTCGGCGTGGTGGGCCGCGTCGACGCGCGCGACGCGAAGACCGGCAAGCTGATCTGGAGCCGGCCGACGGTCGAGGGCCACATGGGCCACAAGTACGACGCCGAGGGCAAGCCGGCCGAGAACGGCATCACCGGCACGACCAACGCCACCTGGCCGGGCGACCTGTGGAAGACCGGCGGCGCGGCGCCGTGGCAGACGGCCAACTACGACCCCGACACCAACCTGATCTACATCGGCACCGGCAACCCGGCGCCATGGAACAGTTGGCTGCGCCCCGGCGACAATCTGTATTCGTCGTCGACGATCGCGATCAACCCCGATACCGGCAAGATCGTGTGGCACTACCAGAGCACCCCGCACGACGGCTGGGACTTCGACGGCGTGAACGAATTCGTGTCGTTCGAATACAAGGACCCGAAGACCGGCAAGACGGTCAAGGCGGGCGGCAAGGCCGACCGCAACGGCTTCTTCTTCGTGAACGACCGCGCCAACGGCAAGCTGCTCAACGCCTTCCCCTTCGTCAATCGCATCGACTGGGCCAAGGGCATCGACCTCAAGAGCGGCCGCCCGATCTACGACGACGACAAGCGCCCGGGCAACCCCTTCGCCGAGAACGCGGGCGAGGACAAGAAGGGCAAGACGGTGTTCAACGCGCCGTCCTTCCTCGGCGGCAAGAACCAGATGCCGATGGCCTACAGCCCGAAGTCCGGCCTGTTCTACGTGCCGGCCAACGAGTGGGGCATGGACATCTGGAACGAGCCGATCTCGTACAAGCGCGGCGCCGCCTACCTCGGCGCGGGCTTCACCATCAAGCCGCTCAACGACGACTACATCGGCGCGCTGCGCGCGGTCGATCCGGTGAACGGCAAGATCGTCTGGGAGGTGAAGAACAATGCGCCGCTGTGGGGCGGGGTGCTGACCACCGCCGGCGACCTGGTGTTCTACGGCACGCCCGAAGGCTACCTGAAGGCGATCGACGCCAACTCCGGCAAGGAACTGTGGCAGTTCCAGACGGGCTCCGGCGTGATCGCGCCGCCGATCACCTGGGAAGAGAACGGCGAGCAGTACGTCGCGGTGGTGTCCGGCTGGGGCGGCGCGGTGCCCCTGTGGGGCGGCGACGTCGCGAAGCGGGTGAACATGCTGGAGCAGGGCGGCTCGGTCTGGGTGTTCAAGCTGCATCGGTCCTGA
- a CDS encoding superoxide dismutase family protein, whose protein sequence is MLAIRPLAAAILFAAAAHAGAADRATARIVDRQGQAIGTATLAEGPAGVLIHVSAKGLPAGPKGIHIHGVGTCEDPDKGFVASKGHLNPSGRKHGLMNPEGPDAGDLPVIFVHADGSVEAELFTALASLSGAGGRAGILDADGAALVIHENRDDHSTQPIGGAGARIACGVVKAAD, encoded by the coding sequence ATGCTTGCCATCCGACCGCTTGCCGCCGCCATCCTGTTCGCCGCCGCCGCGCACGCCGGCGCCGCCGACCGCGCCACCGCCCGGATCGTCGACCGCCAGGGTCAGGCCATCGGCACCGCCACGCTGGCCGAAGGGCCTGCCGGCGTGCTCATCCACGTCTCGGCCAAGGGCCTGCCCGCCGGCCCGAAGGGCATCCACATCCATGGCGTCGGTACCTGCGAGGATCCCGACAAGGGCTTCGTCGCCTCCAAGGGCCACCTCAACCCCAGCGGCAGAAAACATGGCCTGATGAACCCCGAGGGACCGGACGCCGGCGACCTGCCGGTGATCTTCGTGCACGCCGACGGCAGCGTCGAAGCCGAACTGTTCACTGCGCTGGCCAGCCTCTCGGGCGCCGGCGGCCGCGCCGGCATCCTCGATGCCGACGGCGCCGCGCTGGTCATCCACGAGAACCGCGACGACCACAGCACCCAGCCGATCGGCGGTGCCGGCGCACGCATCGCCTGCGGCGTGGTCAAGGCGGCCGATTGA
- a CDS encoding DUF2946 domain-containing protein, which produces MFRFRRRPYAWFAILAILIGALAPAVSRALPVERGTAFVLELCSATGTHRVWLSAAEAGRYAGAVPQDSGRPDADAGRSCPCCITHGAGFGLPPDDGPPAFVSFSAADVEPCRFLVAPHPSFAWMPSRPRAPPAAA; this is translated from the coding sequence ATGTTTCGTTTTCGCCGACGTCCCTACGCATGGTTCGCGATTCTCGCGATCCTGATCGGCGCGCTGGCACCGGCGGTGAGCCGGGCCTTGCCGGTGGAACGGGGCACGGCCTTCGTCCTCGAACTGTGCTCGGCCACGGGCACGCATCGCGTCTGGCTCAGCGCGGCCGAGGCCGGACGCTACGCCGGCGCCGTGCCGCAGGATTCCGGACGGCCGGATGCCGATGCGGGCAGGTCCTGCCCCTGCTGCATCACCCACGGCGCCGGCTTCGGCCTGCCGCCGGACGATGGTCCGCCGGCCTTCGTTTCCTTCTCCGCGGCCGACGTCGAGCCGTGTCGCTTCCTCGTCGCGCCGCATCCGTCGTTCGCATGGATGCCGTCGCGCCCACGGGCTCCGCCCGCCGCGGCCTGA
- a CDS encoding cytochrome b, with product MDAPPATLPPAAPYDCGTMLLHWLHAVLILGLIGLGLYMAGLPKGEARSAAIGLHKSFGVLAFALVAVRLAWRLRHPPPADARLTAAEHRLAAAGHRLLYALLVLVPLAGYLSSSFTRYPMRVFGVVLPKAGREDEALNAFFNATHGLLAWTLAALIAAHLGAVALHALQGKPVLARMLPGRQARG from the coding sequence ATGGATGCACCACCTGCCACCCTTCCTCCCGCAGCGCCCTACGACTGCGGCACCATGCTGCTCCACTGGCTGCATGCCGTCCTGATACTGGGACTGATCGGGCTGGGGCTGTACATGGCCGGCCTGCCCAAGGGCGAGGCGCGCAGCGCGGCGATCGGCCTGCACAAGTCGTTCGGCGTCCTCGCCTTCGCGCTGGTGGCGGTGCGCCTGGCATGGCGCCTGCGCCATCCGCCCCCGGCGGACGCACGCCTGACGGCCGCCGAACACCGGCTCGCCGCAGCCGGCCACCGGTTGCTGTACGCGCTGCTGGTGCTCGTGCCGCTGGCGGGCTACCTGTCCAGCAGCTTCACGCGCTACCCGATGCGGGTGTTCGGCGTCGTCCTGCCAAAGGCGGGGAGGGAGGATGAAGCGCTCAACGCCTTCTTCAACGCCACCCACGGCCTGCTGGCCTGGACCCTGGCCGCGCTGATCGCCGCGCACCTGGGCGCGGTCGCACTGCATGCGCTGCAGGGCAAGCCGGTGCTCGCCCGCATGCTACCCGGGCGGCAAGCCCGGGGCTGA